From Columba livia isolate bColLiv1 breed racing homer chromosome 5, bColLiv1.pat.W.v2, whole genome shotgun sequence, one genomic window encodes:
- the MGAT2 gene encoding alpha-1,6-mannosyl-glycoprotein 2-beta-N-acetylglucosaminyltransferase, which yields MRLRIYKRKVLVLALALAVCALALWGSGGGGRRRQQQQQQQQQRGGPGSTGEPPRVSEAPPRRPAANASAASPALPVLTENGTLSYRSLVYRLNFDQPVRNAGRFPGRSGPAADAVLVVQVHDRAEHLRLLLESLRRAAGVENVLLVLSHDLWSEELNRLAAAVDFCPVLQIFFPFSIQLYPREFPGHDPRDCPRDVGRAAALRLGCINAEFPDSFGHYREARFSQTKHHWWWKLHFVWERVRALREHAGPVLFLEEDHYLAPDFYHVLKKLWALRERDCPECQVVSLGTYSPVRGGFAGRADKVEMKTWKSTEHNMGMAFGRDTYQKLIECTDAFCTYDDYNWDWTLQHLTVSCLPKFWKVLVPEIPRVFHTGDCGMHHKKTCRPATQSAKIDSLLNSNQQYLFPETMSVSKRYSMAPLSPHVKNGGWGDIRDHELCKSYRRLQ from the coding sequence ATGCGGCTGCGGATCTACAAGCGGAAGGTGTTGGTGCTGGCGCTGGCGCTGGCGGTTTGCGCGCTGGCGTTGTGGggaagcggcggcggcgggcggaggcggcagcagcagcagcagcagcagcagcagcggggcGGTCCCGGGAGCACCGGGGAGCCGCCGCGGGTCAGCGAagcgccgccgcgccgccccgccgcgAACGCCTCGGCCGCATCGCCGGCGCTGCCGGTTCTCACGGAGAACGGGACGCTGAGTTACCGCTCGCTCGTTTACCGCCTCAACTTCGACCAGCCGGTGCGGAACGCCGGGCGCTTCCCGGGGcgctccggccccgccgccgaCGCGGTGCTGGTGGTGCAAGTGCACGACCGGGCCGAGCACCtgcggctgctgctggagtCGCTGCGGCGGGCGGCGGGAGTGGAGAAcgtgctgctggtgctgagccACGACCTGTGGAGCGAGGAGCTGAACCGGCTGGCGGCCGCCGTGGATTTCTGCCCGGTGCTGCAGATCTTCTTCCCGTTCAGCATCCAGCTCTACCCCCGCGAGTTCCCGGGCCACGACCCCCGCGACTGCCCCCGCGACGTGGGCAGGGCGGCCGCGCTGcgcctgggctgcatcaacgCCGAGTTCCCCGACTCGTTCGGGCACTACCGCGAGGCGCGCTTCTCCCAGACCAAGCACCACTGGTGGTGGAAGCTGCACTTCGTGTGGGAGCGCGTGCGGGCGCTGCGGGAGCACGCGGGGCCCGTCCTGTTCCTGGAGGAGGATCACTACCTGGCGCCCGACTTCTACCACGTCCTCAAGAAGCTCTGGGCCCTGCGCGAGCGCGACTGCCCCGAGTGTCAGGTCGTGTCCTTGGGCACCTACAGCCCGGTCCGCGGCGGCTTCGCCGGCCGCGCCGACAAGGTGGAGATGAAGACGTGGAAGTCCACCGAGCACAACATGGGCATGGCCTTCGGCAGAGACACCTACCAGAAGCTCATCGAGTGCACGGACGCCTTCTGCACCTATGATGATTACAACtgggactggactctgcagcactTGACTGTCTCATGTCTTCCAAAGTTCTGGAAAGTGCTGGTTCCCGAAATCCCCAGGGTTTTTCACACGGGGGACTGCGGCATGCACCACAAGAAGACCTGCAGGCCGGCCACCCAGAGTGCCAAAATCGACTCTCTCTTGAACAGCAACCAACAGTACCTGTTTCCCGAAACCATGAGTGTCAGTAAGAGGTACTCCATGGCACCCCTGTCCCCTCACGTCAAAAACGGCGGGTGGGGAGATATTAGGGACCACGAACTCTGTAAAAGTTACCGCAGACTTCAGTGA
- the DNAAF2 gene encoding protein kintoun, with protein MAGPGRLEELELSAEEAERLQRAFRDEKFRALFAEYAAELTDPEQRRLYEEEVAALERERGVEVRFVHPTPGYVLRTSQAGSRRCYLNICSNPHIGEPRARPEPGGHRWSLPYSLAPGREELGRGGHRRLVYDVVFHPAALRLAARSARFRRLLSDTALEAVERHCSAQLDRANAAVLRRAKYKGVPQAPVIRTPLPGGAPAPPADRDSPLPPFPAARDSPLPPFPAPPPPAARDSPLPPAGPTTPRWSIRHRSYVDLQDYRCSRDSAPSPVPRELVVTVELPLLRSAAQAELEIRGRELRLDSQRPAYRLRLRLPYDVDESGGRAAFNKAQRQLQVTLPVLQRPGPREHTGTGGERPEEPGAEGAAEPGAEDPAEPGAEDPAEPGAEDPAEPGAEDPAERGAEGPTEPGAEDPAEPWAEEPVDPGAEGPAEPGAAEPDCGAAPPPVPAEPPPPRSGAASPVPSASPEPAMPSGAAPPSPPESPATGGSPGEVTVGRGSSSPGAAVCPPFQCRQDEASLTLLLHVPGIQPHSLSGDVGTNHYSLRFSTDTGTFTLFLQFPPANRLLSPETCVSVSAHNAAIALAKAPGGAGPWEKFCFGLDASALQERLFVSEENVDGFLGRVFCPSSCSQSALESQPLIEVLHVAEDRMQMRLQPQEAAACSGQGGKQEQLSSSGGDLAGKTNGDNPQANAETNRPAADADKGEHATEPSRTSTSPTTAETIGKVGCSSQHCLQPEPPDTSSVVPGERGRKEPDLEGVAAESERAGGDGDGDGDGDGDGDGDGDGDGDGDGDGDGDGGVLRELSPRDGSVRVLGDHTTRCPLAFQNPLLYELD; from the exons ATGGCGGGCCCGGggcggctggaggagctggagctcagCGCCGAGGAGGCCGAGCGGCTCCAACGCGCCTTCCGCGACGAAAAGTTCCGTGCGCTGTTCGCCGAGTACGCGGCGGAGCTAACCGACCCGGAGCAGCGGCGGCTGTACGAGGAGGAGGTGGCGGCGCTGGAGCGGGAGCGCGGTGTGGAGGTTCGCTTCGTCCATCCCACACCGGGCTACGTGCTCCGCACCAGCCAGGCCGGCTCCCGCCGCTGCTACCTCAACATCTGCAGCAACCCGCACATCGGGGAGCCGCGGGCGCGCCCGGAGCCCGGCGGCCACCGCTGGTCGCTGCCCTACAGCCTGGCGCCGGGCCGCGAAGAGCTGGGCCGCGGCGGACACCGCCGCCTGGTCTACGACGTGGTTTTCCACCCGGCCGCGCTCCGCCTGGCCGCCCGCAGCGCCCGGTTCCGCCGCCTGCTCAGCGACACGGCGCTGGAGGCCGTGGAGCGGCACTGCTCCGCGCAGCTGGACCGCGCCAACGCCGCCGTGCTCCGCCGCGCCAAGTACAAGGGCGTCCCGCAGGCGCCCGTCATCCGCACCCCGCTGCCCGGCGGCGCCCCCGCACCGCCCGCCGACCGGGACTCCCCGCTGCCGCCCTTCCCCGCCGCCCGCGACTCCCCACTGCCGCCCttccccgccccgccgccgcccgccgcccggGACTCCCCGCTGCCGCCCGCCGGCCCCACCACGCCGCGCTGGAGCATCCGCCACCGCTCGTACGTGGACCTGCAGGACTATCGCTGCTCCCGCGACTCGGCGCCCAGCCCGGTGCCGCGGGAGCTGGTGGTGACGGTGGAGCTGCCGCTGCTGCGCTCCGCGGCGCAGGCCGAGCTGGAGATCCGCGGCCGGGAGCTGCGGCTCGACTCGCAGCGTCCCGCCTACCGCCTGCGCCTCCGCCTCCCCTACGACGTGGACGAGAGCGGCGGGCGCGCCGCCTTCAACAAGGCCCAGCGGCAGCTGCAGGTCACGCTGCCCGTGCTGCAGCGGCCCGGCCCGCGGGAGCACACGGGAAcgggcggggagcggccggAGGAGCCCGGGGCGGAGGGTGCGGCCGAGCCCGGTGCCGAGGATCCGGCCGAGCCCGGTGCCGAGGATCCGGCCGAGCCCGGTGCCGAGGATCCGGCCGAGCCCGGTGCCGAGGATCCCGCCGAGCGCGGGGCGGAGGGTCCGACCGAGCCCGGTGCCGAGGATCCCGCCGAGCCCTGGGCGGAGGAACCCGTCGATCCCGGTGCGGAGGGTCCGGCCGAGCCCGGGGCGGCTGAGCCGGACTGTGGGGCGGCTCCTCCCCCGGTTCCCGCCGAGCCGCCCCCACCCCGCTCCGGCGCCGCTTCCCCCGTTCCGAGCGCCAGCCCCGAGCCGGCCATGCCCAGCGGGGCCGCCCCTCCGTCCCCCCCCGAGAGCCCGGCCACAGGGGGCAGCCCCGGCGAGGTGACTGTTGGCCGGGGCTCCAgcagccccggggccgccgtgTGCCCGCCGTTCCAGTGCCGGCAGGACGAGGCGTCGCTCACCCTGCTCCTCCATGTGCCCGGCATCCAGCCCCACAGCCTCAGCGGGGACGTGGGCACCAACCACTACAGCCTGCGCTTCTCCACTGACACCGGCACCTTCACCCTGTTCCTACAGTTCCCTCCCGCCAACAGGCTGCTGTCCCCCGAGACCTGCGTGAGCGTGTCTGCCCACAACGCGGCCATCGCGCTGGCCAAGGCCCCTGGCGGCGCGGGGCCCTGGGAGAAGTTCTGCTTCGGCCTCGACGCCTCCGCTCTGCAG gaaAGACTGTTTGTCAGTGAGGAAAACGTTGATGGATTCCTAGGCAGGGTTTTCTGCCCTTCCTCTTGCTCCCAATCAGCGCTGGAAAGTCAGCCGTTAATTGAAGTGCTCCATGTTGCTGAGGACAGAATGCAGATGAGGTTGCAG CCGCAGGAAGCAGCAGCGTGTTCTGGACAGGGTGGAAAACAAGAACAACTCAGCAGCTCAGGAGGGGATCTCGCTGGAAAGACAAACGGTGACAACCCGCAAGCAAACGCAGAAACAAACCGTCCGGCGGCTGACGCAGACAAAGGAGAACACGCTACAGAACCCAGCAGAACTTCCACATCTCCCACAACAGCTGAAACAATAGGAAAAGTGGGTTGTAGTTCACAGCATTGTTTGCAGCCTGAACCTCCTGACACCAGTTCAGTGGTTCCTGGAGAACGTGGGAGAAAGGAACCAGATTTGGAAGGTGTTGCCGCAGAATCAGAACGGGCAGGAggggacggggatggggacggggatggggatggggacggggatggggacggggatggggacggggacggggatggggacggggatggggacgggggggTCCTGCGGGAGCTGAGCCCGCGGGACGGGAGCGTGAGGGTCCTCGGGGATCACACCACGCGCTGCCCGCTCGCCTTCCAGAACCCGCTGCTCTATGAATTAGACTAG
- the POLE2 gene encoding DNA polymerase epsilon subunit 2 isoform X3, whose protein sequence is MFYGRDALKYLTEAFQSISEAELDDTIENVIDAVEKQPLSSDMIEQCTVEAAVQECSQAADETIENVFNIIGAFDIPRYVYNSERKKFLPLSMTNFPVPSLFGTARDKAELFRERYSILQQRTHRHELFSPPAVVAHPNDSTSKFQLKTIETLLGNTAKVGEVIVLGMITQLKEGKFFLEDPTGVVQLDLSKAQFHSGLYTESCFVLAEGWYEDEVFHVNAFGFPPTEPSATTRAFYGNVNFFGGPSSASVKASAKLKQLEDENEDAMFVFLSDVWLDQAEVLEKLHTMLSGYSSAPPTCFFFCGNFSSAPYGKNHVQSLKGSLKALADVICEHPSIHKSSRFVFVPGPEDPGPGSILPRPPLADNITEEFRQLVPFSVFTTNPCRIQYCTQEIIIFREDLVNKMCRNCVRFPSSNMDIPNHFVKTILSQAHLAPLPLYVSPVYWAYDHSLRVYPVPDVLLIADKHDPFTVTNADCLCINPGSFPRSGFSFKVFYPSNKTVEDSKLQGL, encoded by the exons ATGTTTTATGGCAG GGATGCTCTGAAGTATCTTACCGAAGCTTTTCAGTCCATCAGTGAAGCAGAACTTGACGACACAATTGAAAATGTCATCGATGCCGTTGAAAAACAGCCTT tgtcaTCTGACATGATTGAACAATGCACAGTGGAAGCAGCGGTCCAGGAGTGTAGCCAGGCGGCAGATGAAACCAT agaaaatgttttcaacatTATCGGAGCCTTCGATATTCCACGTTACGTTTataattcagaaagaaagaagtttctaCC GCTGTCCATGACCAACTTCCCCGTGCCCAGTTTATTTGGAACTGCCAGAGATAAAGCGGAGCTGTTCCGTGAACGCTACTCCATCTTGCAACAG AGGACTCACAGACATGAGCTGTTCTCTCCTCCCGCAGTCGTTGCTCACCCTAATGACAGCACGAGCAAATTCCAG CTTAAAACAATAGAAACTCTATTGGGCAATACAGCTAAAGTGGGAGAAGTGATTGTGCTTGGGATGATAACCCAGCTCAAGGAG GGGAAGTTTTTCCTAGAAGACCCTACAGGAGTCGTCCAGCTGGACCTTAGTAAAGCA CAGTTCCACAGTGGTTTATACACTGAATCGTGCTTTGTTCTGGCAGAAG GTTGGTACGAAGATGAAGTTTTTCACGTGAACGCTTTTGGATTTCCGCCTACTGAGCCTTCTGCCACCACGAG AGCCTTCTATGGGAATGTGAACTTCTTTGGAGGGCCTTCTTCAGCCTCGGTGAAGGCTTCTGCAAAACTGAAGCAGCTGGAGGATGAAAATGAAGATGccatgtttgtgtttctttctgacGTCTGGCTGGACCAAGCAGAAGTACTGGAAAAGCTGCACACGATGCTTTCGG GTTATTCCTCTGCACCCCCaacctgctttttcttttgtgggaATTTTTCATCTGCACCCTATGGCAAAAATCACGTTCAGTCACTGAAAG GTTCTTTGAAGGCTCTTGCAGATGTTATCTGTGAACATCCCAGCATTCACAAAAG CAGCCGATTTGTGTTTGTTCCTGGCCCTGAAGACCCTGGTCCTGGTTCTATTTTACCCAG gCCTCCCCTGGCTGACAATATTACTGAGGAGTTCAGACAGCTGGtgccattttcagttttcaccACAAATCCTTGCAG GATTCAGTATTGCACCCAAGAAATAATCATCTTTCGGGAAGACTTGGTAAACAAAATGTGCAGAAACTGCGTCCGCTTCCCGAGCAGCAACATGGACATTCCCAACCAC TTTGTAAAGACGATCTTATCGCAAGCGCACCTGGCGCCGCTGCCGCTGTACGTCAGCCCCGTGTACTGGGCCTACGACCACTCCCTGCGGGTCTACCCCGTGCCAGACGTGCTGCTCATCGCAGACAAACACGACCCCTTCACCGTCACCAACGCCGACTGCCTGTGCATAAACCCT GGTTCATTTCCAAGGAGTGGATTTTCATTCAAGGTATTTTACCCGTCCAACAAGACAGTTGAAGACAg CAAACTTCAGGGGCTCTGA
- the POLE2 gene encoding DNA polymerase epsilon subunit 2 isoform X1 — MEPERLRRRLSSAFRLRGLLLRADALKYLTEAFQSISEAELDDTIENVIDAVEKQPLSSDMIEQCTVEAAVQECSQAADETIENVFNIIGAFDIPRYVYNSERKKFLPLSMTNFPVPSLFGTARDKAELFRERYSILQQRTHRHELFSPPAVVAHPNDSTSKFQLKTIETLLGNTAKVGEVIVLGMITQLKEGKFFLEDPTGVVQLDLSKAQFHSGLYTESCFVLAEGWYEDEVFHVNAFGFPPTEPSATTRAFYGNVNFFGGPSSASVKASAKLKQLEDENEDAMFVFLSDVWLDQAEVLEKLHTMLSGYSSAPPTCFFFCGNFSSAPYGKNHVQSLKGSLKALADVICEHPSIHKSSRFVFVPGPEDPGPGSILPRPPLADNITEEFRQLVPFSVFTTNPCRIQYCTQEIIIFREDLVNKMCRNCVRFPSSNMDIPNHFVKTILSQAHLAPLPLYVSPVYWAYDHSLRVYPVPDVLLIADKHDPFTVTNADCLCINPGSFPRSGFSFKVFYPSNKTVEDSKLQGL; from the exons ATGGAGCCGGAGCGGCTGCGGCGCCGCCTGAGCTCCGCGTTCCGGCTGCGCGGGCTCCTGCTCAGGGC GGATGCTCTGAAGTATCTTACCGAAGCTTTTCAGTCCATCAGTGAAGCAGAACTTGACGACACAATTGAAAATGTCATCGATGCCGTTGAAAAACAGCCTT tgtcaTCTGACATGATTGAACAATGCACAGTGGAAGCAGCGGTCCAGGAGTGTAGCCAGGCGGCAGATGAAACCAT agaaaatgttttcaacatTATCGGAGCCTTCGATATTCCACGTTACGTTTataattcagaaagaaagaagtttctaCC GCTGTCCATGACCAACTTCCCCGTGCCCAGTTTATTTGGAACTGCCAGAGATAAAGCGGAGCTGTTCCGTGAACGCTACTCCATCTTGCAACAG AGGACTCACAGACATGAGCTGTTCTCTCCTCCCGCAGTCGTTGCTCACCCTAATGACAGCACGAGCAAATTCCAG CTTAAAACAATAGAAACTCTATTGGGCAATACAGCTAAAGTGGGAGAAGTGATTGTGCTTGGGATGATAACCCAGCTCAAGGAG GGGAAGTTTTTCCTAGAAGACCCTACAGGAGTCGTCCAGCTGGACCTTAGTAAAGCA CAGTTCCACAGTGGTTTATACACTGAATCGTGCTTTGTTCTGGCAGAAG GTTGGTACGAAGATGAAGTTTTTCACGTGAACGCTTTTGGATTTCCGCCTACTGAGCCTTCTGCCACCACGAG AGCCTTCTATGGGAATGTGAACTTCTTTGGAGGGCCTTCTTCAGCCTCGGTGAAGGCTTCTGCAAAACTGAAGCAGCTGGAGGATGAAAATGAAGATGccatgtttgtgtttctttctgacGTCTGGCTGGACCAAGCAGAAGTACTGGAAAAGCTGCACACGATGCTTTCGG GTTATTCCTCTGCACCCCCaacctgctttttcttttgtgggaATTTTTCATCTGCACCCTATGGCAAAAATCACGTTCAGTCACTGAAAG GTTCTTTGAAGGCTCTTGCAGATGTTATCTGTGAACATCCCAGCATTCACAAAAG CAGCCGATTTGTGTTTGTTCCTGGCCCTGAAGACCCTGGTCCTGGTTCTATTTTACCCAG gCCTCCCCTGGCTGACAATATTACTGAGGAGTTCAGACAGCTGGtgccattttcagttttcaccACAAATCCTTGCAG GATTCAGTATTGCACCCAAGAAATAATCATCTTTCGGGAAGACTTGGTAAACAAAATGTGCAGAAACTGCGTCCGCTTCCCGAGCAGCAACATGGACATTCCCAACCAC TTTGTAAAGACGATCTTATCGCAAGCGCACCTGGCGCCGCTGCCGCTGTACGTCAGCCCCGTGTACTGGGCCTACGACCACTCCCTGCGGGTCTACCCCGTGCCAGACGTGCTGCTCATCGCAGACAAACACGACCCCTTCACCGTCACCAACGCCGACTGCCTGTGCATAAACCCT GGTTCATTTCCAAGGAGTGGATTTTCATTCAAGGTATTTTACCCGTCCAACAAGACAGTTGAAGACAg CAAACTTCAGGGGCTCTGA
- the POLE2 gene encoding DNA polymerase epsilon subunit 2 isoform X2, which produces MEPERLRRRLSSAFRLRGLLLRADALKYLTEAFQSISEAELDDTIENVIDAVEKQPLSSDMIEQCTVEAAVQECSQAADETIENVFNIIGAFDIPRYVYNSERKKFLPLSMTNFPVPSLFGTARDKAELFRERYSILQQRTHRHELFSPPAVVAHPNDSTSKFQLKTIETLLGNTAKVGEVIVLGMITQLKEGKFFLEDPTGVVQLDLSKAQFHSGLYTESCFVLAEGWYEDEVFHVNAFGFPPTEPSATTRAFYGNVNFFGGPSSASVKASAKLKQLEDENEDAMFVFLSDVWLDQAEVLEKLHTMLSGYSSAPPTCFFFCGNFSSAPYGKNHVQSLKGSLKALADVICEHPSIHKSRFVFVPGPEDPGPGSILPRPPLADNITEEFRQLVPFSVFTTNPCRIQYCTQEIIIFREDLVNKMCRNCVRFPSSNMDIPNHFVKTILSQAHLAPLPLYVSPVYWAYDHSLRVYPVPDVLLIADKHDPFTVTNADCLCINPGSFPRSGFSFKVFYPSNKTVEDSKLQGL; this is translated from the exons ATGGAGCCGGAGCGGCTGCGGCGCCGCCTGAGCTCCGCGTTCCGGCTGCGCGGGCTCCTGCTCAGGGC GGATGCTCTGAAGTATCTTACCGAAGCTTTTCAGTCCATCAGTGAAGCAGAACTTGACGACACAATTGAAAATGTCATCGATGCCGTTGAAAAACAGCCTT tgtcaTCTGACATGATTGAACAATGCACAGTGGAAGCAGCGGTCCAGGAGTGTAGCCAGGCGGCAGATGAAACCAT agaaaatgttttcaacatTATCGGAGCCTTCGATATTCCACGTTACGTTTataattcagaaagaaagaagtttctaCC GCTGTCCATGACCAACTTCCCCGTGCCCAGTTTATTTGGAACTGCCAGAGATAAAGCGGAGCTGTTCCGTGAACGCTACTCCATCTTGCAACAG AGGACTCACAGACATGAGCTGTTCTCTCCTCCCGCAGTCGTTGCTCACCCTAATGACAGCACGAGCAAATTCCAG CTTAAAACAATAGAAACTCTATTGGGCAATACAGCTAAAGTGGGAGAAGTGATTGTGCTTGGGATGATAACCCAGCTCAAGGAG GGGAAGTTTTTCCTAGAAGACCCTACAGGAGTCGTCCAGCTGGACCTTAGTAAAGCA CAGTTCCACAGTGGTTTATACACTGAATCGTGCTTTGTTCTGGCAGAAG GTTGGTACGAAGATGAAGTTTTTCACGTGAACGCTTTTGGATTTCCGCCTACTGAGCCTTCTGCCACCACGAG AGCCTTCTATGGGAATGTGAACTTCTTTGGAGGGCCTTCTTCAGCCTCGGTGAAGGCTTCTGCAAAACTGAAGCAGCTGGAGGATGAAAATGAAGATGccatgtttgtgtttctttctgacGTCTGGCTGGACCAAGCAGAAGTACTGGAAAAGCTGCACACGATGCTTTCGG GTTATTCCTCTGCACCCCCaacctgctttttcttttgtgggaATTTTTCATCTGCACCCTATGGCAAAAATCACGTTCAGTCACTGAAAG GTTCTTTGAAGGCTCTTGCAGATGTTATCTGTGAACATCCCAGCATTCACAAAAG CCGATTTGTGTTTGTTCCTGGCCCTGAAGACCCTGGTCCTGGTTCTATTTTACCCAG gCCTCCCCTGGCTGACAATATTACTGAGGAGTTCAGACAGCTGGtgccattttcagttttcaccACAAATCCTTGCAG GATTCAGTATTGCACCCAAGAAATAATCATCTTTCGGGAAGACTTGGTAAACAAAATGTGCAGAAACTGCGTCCGCTTCCCGAGCAGCAACATGGACATTCCCAACCAC TTTGTAAAGACGATCTTATCGCAAGCGCACCTGGCGCCGCTGCCGCTGTACGTCAGCCCCGTGTACTGGGCCTACGACCACTCCCTGCGGGTCTACCCCGTGCCAGACGTGCTGCTCATCGCAGACAAACACGACCCCTTCACCGTCACCAACGCCGACTGCCTGTGCATAAACCCT GGTTCATTTCCAAGGAGTGGATTTTCATTCAAGGTATTTTACCCGTCCAACAAGACAGTTGAAGACAg CAAACTTCAGGGGCTCTGA